One Actinoplanes missouriensis 431 DNA segment encodes these proteins:
- a CDS encoding GTPase domain-containing protein, which produces MTTHGDAVGPSALSAASDEPATEEKSQVSGGPSERTGSDQGRPVNQENGIPPALGRLATALSGLRSALGAVSYPLVMPSADEARKVGAALLSQLDDYLLPRLARLDAPLLVVVGGSTGAGKSTLVNSLVQAPVSTAGVLRPTTRSPVLVANPSDLNWFGRGGLLPGLVRTGEQSTDPNALQVVGAPSIGPGVALLDAPDIDSVVDHNRKLAAQLLAAADLWLFVTTAARYADAVPWELLTTARLRGTVIALVLDRVPVDAAAEVAAHLGEMLTARDLGSAPLFVIPETPLGGNGLLPEAAVGPMRQWFSQLSADANARAAVVRQTLDGALGALAPALHGLAEAADEQMRTAQTLDERVEAAYRNARRTTEEGLQDGRLLRGEVLARWQEFIGTGEFLRSLESRVGHLRDRLVAAISGRPAPGRNLQVAMESQLVTLLRGVAADAAEQAYAAWQSHPAGAALLEPGLQKASDNLPQLADRLVRDWQQWVLDVVRREAADKRTVARGAAYAVNGVGLAVMIAVFTTTAFIPTGLEVAAGAGSAVAAQKVLEAVFGDQAIRTLATRARTELLARVDDLLAAEAARFTERTATVRLEAEPGALLRRVGAEVEAARKELALTGSGQ; this is translated from the coding sequence GTGACGACGCACGGAGACGCGGTCGGTCCGTCGGCCCTTTCCGCCGCATCGGACGAGCCCGCAACGGAGGAAAAGAGCCAGGTCAGCGGTGGCCCATCAGAGCGTACGGGGAGTGACCAAGGCCGGCCGGTAAACCAGGAAAATGGCATTCCTCCCGCTTTGGGACGCCTTGCCACGGCACTGAGTGGTTTGCGCTCGGCGCTGGGCGCGGTCTCCTACCCCCTGGTCATGCCCTCCGCCGACGAGGCCCGGAAGGTCGGCGCGGCGCTGCTCTCTCAGCTCGACGACTATCTGCTGCCCCGCCTGGCGCGACTCGACGCCCCGCTGCTCGTGGTCGTCGGCGGATCCACCGGCGCGGGCAAGTCGACCCTGGTGAACAGCCTGGTCCAGGCACCGGTGAGCACCGCCGGCGTGTTGCGGCCCACCACCCGGTCACCGGTGCTGGTGGCGAACCCGTCGGATCTGAACTGGTTCGGCCGCGGCGGGCTGCTGCCCGGCCTGGTCCGGACGGGTGAGCAGAGCACCGATCCGAACGCGCTGCAGGTCGTCGGCGCGCCGTCGATCGGTCCCGGCGTGGCGCTGCTCGACGCGCCCGACATCGACTCGGTCGTGGACCACAACCGCAAGCTCGCGGCACAACTGCTGGCCGCCGCCGACCTCTGGCTCTTCGTCACCACCGCCGCGCGGTACGCGGACGCCGTCCCGTGGGAGCTGCTGACCACCGCCCGGCTGCGCGGCACCGTGATCGCCCTGGTGCTGGACCGGGTCCCGGTCGACGCGGCCGCCGAGGTCGCCGCCCACCTCGGCGAGATGCTCACCGCCCGCGACCTCGGCTCCGCGCCCCTCTTCGTCATCCCGGAAACCCCTCTGGGCGGAAACGGGCTGCTGCCGGAAGCCGCGGTCGGCCCGATGCGACAGTGGTTCTCCCAGCTCTCCGCGGACGCGAACGCCCGCGCCGCGGTGGTCCGGCAGACCCTCGACGGCGCGCTCGGCGCGCTGGCGCCGGCGCTGCACGGGCTGGCCGAGGCGGCCGACGAGCAGATGCGCACCGCGCAGACGCTGGACGAGCGGGTCGAGGCGGCGTACCGCAACGCCCGCCGCACCACCGAGGAGGGCCTGCAGGACGGCCGGCTGCTCCGCGGCGAGGTGCTGGCCCGCTGGCAGGAGTTCATCGGCACCGGCGAGTTCCTGCGCAGCCTGGAGTCGCGGGTCGGCCACCTGCGGGACCGGCTCGTCGCGGCGATCAGCGGCCGGCCGGCGCCCGGGCGGAACCTGCAGGTCGCGATGGAGTCCCAGCTGGTCACCCTGCTGCGCGGGGTGGCGGCGGACGCGGCCGAGCAGGCGTACGCGGCCTGGCAGTCGCACCCGGCCGGCGCCGCCCTGCTGGAGCCGGGTCTGCAGAAAGCCTCCGACAACCTGCCGCAGCTCGCCGACCGCCTGGTCCGTGACTGGCAGCAGTGGGTCCTCGACGTGGTCCGCCGGGAAGCCGCCGACAAGCGCACCGTGGCCCGCGGCGCCGCCTACGCGGTGAACGGCGTCGGCCTGGCCGTGATGATCGCGGTCTTCACCACCACCGCGTTCATACCGACCGGCCTGGAGGTCGCGGCCGGCGCGGGCAGCGCGGTCGCCGCGCAGAAGGTGCTCGAGGCGGTCTTCGGCGACCAGGCGATCCGCACGCTCGCCACCCGCGCCCGCACCGAGCTGCTGGCCCGGGTGGATGATCTGCTCGCCGCCGAGGCCGCCCGGTTCACCGAGCGGACCGCGACGGTACGCCTCGAGGCCGAGCCGGGCGCGCTGCTGCGCCGGGTCGGCGCCGAGGTGGAGGCGGCAAGGAAGGAACTAGCGTTGACCGGGTCGGGGCAATGA
- the grpE gene encoding nucleotide exchange factor GrpE, whose protein sequence is MTAKDDDNDGQATEREVIQGEIDESAEETPAGEPVNQPVGAHRAPEEEDESPVSEDATATAAGAELGALRSELDERTHDLQRVTAEYANYRKRVDRDRGAAAEQTTGTVLTALLPVLDDIDRAREHGDLVGPFASVAEQLTAVTGKLGLVAFGEKGDAFDPNLHEAVAHQTSADVTEPTCVEVMRRGYSLGERLLRPAMVAVADPE, encoded by the coding sequence GTGACAGCCAAGGACGACGACAACGACGGTCAGGCGACCGAGCGGGAAGTCATCCAGGGCGAGATCGACGAGTCGGCCGAGGAGACTCCCGCCGGGGAGCCGGTGAACCAGCCGGTCGGCGCACATCGCGCCCCCGAGGAGGAGGACGAGAGCCCGGTGTCCGAGGACGCCACAGCCACTGCAGCAGGCGCCGAGTTGGGCGCGCTGCGCAGTGAGCTCGACGAGCGGACCCACGACCTTCAGCGGGTCACCGCGGAGTACGCGAACTACCGCAAGCGGGTCGACCGCGACCGGGGCGCCGCGGCGGAGCAGACCACCGGCACGGTGCTCACTGCTCTGCTGCCGGTGCTCGACGACATCGACCGGGCGCGCGAGCACGGCGACCTGGTCGGTCCGTTCGCCTCGGTGGCGGAGCAGCTCACCGCGGTGACGGGCAAGCTGGGCCTGGTCGCGTTCGGGGAGAAGGGCGACGCGTTCGACCCGAACCTCCACGAGGCGGTCGCGCACCAGACCTCCGCCGACGTCACGGAGCCGACCTGCGTCGAGGTGATGCGCCGCGGTTACAGCCTGGGCGAGCGGCTGCTCCGCCCGGCCATGGTCGCGGTCGCCGATCCTGAGTGA
- the dnaJ gene encoding molecular chaperone DnaJ, which translates to MSSKDWLEKDFYAVLGVNKSASPDEIKKAYRKLARDLHPDRNPGNKEAEEKFKAASEAYDVLADDKKRKEYDEMRSLFGSGAFRRGARPGGGTQFDPSDLFGGFSGAAGGGAGADRRFGGTGFSDIFSSIFSGGGAGGPGPAAARRGPQRGRDVETEVTLDFVQAVRGTTLPLTLRTPGACDTCRGSGAKPGTTPRACPKCQGTGMISSNQGSFSFSEPCRDCQGSGSIVDEKCPECRGSGGVTKTRTINVRFPAGVADGQRIRLSGRGEPGDRGGSAGDLYVQVKVRPDELFGRSGDDLTLAVPISMAEAVLGTDLKVPTLDGPVTLRVPAGTPSGRKLRARGKGVVRKEGQAGDLIVTVDVQIPAVVSDEARDALEKFAKLTPPPGRERLDARMRRAG; encoded by the coding sequence ATGAGCTCGAAGGACTGGCTCGAGAAGGACTTCTACGCCGTGCTCGGCGTGAACAAGTCCGCCTCACCCGACGAGATCAAGAAGGCGTACCGAAAGCTCGCCCGGGACCTTCACCCCGACCGCAACCCTGGCAACAAGGAAGCGGAGGAGAAGTTCAAGGCGGCCTCCGAGGCCTATGACGTGCTCGCCGACGACAAGAAGCGCAAAGAGTACGACGAGATGCGCTCGCTGTTCGGCTCGGGCGCGTTCCGCCGGGGCGCACGTCCCGGCGGCGGCACCCAGTTCGACCCGTCCGACCTGTTCGGCGGGTTCAGCGGCGCTGCGGGTGGCGGGGCCGGTGCGGACCGCCGGTTCGGCGGCACCGGCTTCTCGGACATCTTCAGCTCGATCTTCTCGGGCGGCGGCGCGGGCGGCCCCGGTCCGGCCGCGGCACGGCGTGGCCCGCAGCGCGGGCGTGACGTCGAGACCGAGGTGACACTCGACTTCGTCCAGGCGGTCCGCGGCACCACCCTGCCGCTGACGTTGCGTACCCCGGGCGCCTGCGACACCTGTCGCGGGTCGGGGGCGAAACCCGGCACGACACCGCGGGCCTGCCCGAAATGCCAGGGCACCGGCATGATCTCCAGCAATCAGGGCTCGTTCAGCTTCTCCGAGCCGTGCCGGGACTGCCAGGGTTCGGGCAGCATCGTGGACGAGAAATGCCCGGAGTGCCGGGGGTCCGGCGGGGTCACCAAGACCCGGACGATCAACGTGCGATTCCCGGCCGGCGTGGCCGACGGTCAGCGCATCCGGCTCAGCGGCCGGGGCGAGCCGGGCGACCGCGGTGGCTCGGCGGGCGACCTCTACGTGCAGGTCAAGGTGCGGCCGGACGAGTTGTTCGGGCGCAGCGGCGACGACCTGACGCTGGCCGTGCCGATCAGCATGGCGGAAGCCGTTCTCGGCACCGACCTGAAGGTGCCCACCTTGGACGGCCCGGTCACCCTGCGGGTGCCGGCCGGCACGCCGAGCGGTCGCAAGCTGCGGGCGCGGGGCAAGGGTGTGGTGCGCAAGGAGGGCCAGGCCGGCGACCTGATCGTCACGGTCGACGTGCAAATCCCGGCGGTCGTCAGCGACGAGGCCCGGGACGCCCTGGAGAAATTCGCGAAGCTCACCCCGCCCCCGGGGCGCGAGCGACTCGACGCCCGGATGCGCCGGGCTGGTTAG
- a CDS encoding GTPase: protein MNVVEKRVDAQDLARRLEALSRFLRVTGPYLPDGKLVTAHTLVERAGNRLSLSLDHTVVALAGSTGSGKSSLFNALARFKLSQVGVRRPTTGTAHACVWGPLEPANRLLDWIGVLPRQRFVRESALDGDDEVALHGLVLLDLPDFDSVERAHQLEVDRLLGLVDQIVWVVDPQKYGDRVLHRAYLSQFSSHAGVTIVVLNQADRLSPGDTEVVLNDLGRLLEEDGLGGTPVLASSAKQPGMLTELREALETTVAARQAALRRLAADLDTVGEELAATIGPPAAEDEVDRSTVRQLADSLAASAGVPAVADATAQAYRQRATAATGWPLVRGLSRLRPDPLRRLHLGEKPATDPVSTDIVPRTSVPAAGAAQRSAVGISVRAVASRAAAPLPEVWAPALTTAARSRADDLPDALDRAVATTDLGVTKAPVWWRVIGALQWVLLATAVAGLGWLIAGYAVRALGLPEFDNPMVGAVPLPTLLLLGGLLAGLFLWLLLKPLIAAGARRARRRAEQRLRSAVTDVARGHVVAPVREVLNAYAQAREALGVVRSE, encoded by the coding sequence ATGAACGTCGTGGAGAAGAGAGTGGACGCCCAGGATCTGGCGCGACGGCTCGAAGCGCTGTCCCGGTTCCTGCGGGTCACCGGGCCGTACCTGCCGGACGGCAAGCTGGTCACCGCCCACACGCTTGTGGAACGGGCCGGCAACCGGCTCTCGCTCTCCCTGGACCACACCGTGGTGGCGCTCGCCGGCAGCACCGGCAGTGGCAAGTCCAGCCTGTTCAACGCCCTGGCCCGGTTCAAGCTCTCGCAGGTCGGCGTGCGGCGGCCGACCACGGGCACCGCGCACGCCTGCGTCTGGGGCCCGCTGGAGCCGGCGAACCGGCTGCTCGACTGGATCGGGGTGCTGCCGCGGCAGCGATTCGTCCGGGAGAGCGCGCTGGACGGCGACGACGAGGTGGCCCTGCACGGCCTGGTGCTGCTCGACCTGCCGGACTTCGACTCGGTGGAACGCGCGCACCAGCTGGAGGTGGACCGCCTGCTCGGGCTGGTCGACCAGATCGTCTGGGTGGTCGACCCGCAGAAGTACGGCGACCGGGTGCTGCACCGGGCGTACCTCTCGCAGTTCAGCTCGCACGCCGGCGTGACGATCGTGGTGCTCAACCAGGCGGACCGGCTGAGCCCCGGCGACACCGAGGTGGTGCTCAACGATCTGGGCCGGCTGCTCGAGGAGGACGGGCTGGGCGGCACGCCGGTGCTCGCCTCCTCGGCGAAACAGCCGGGGATGCTCACCGAGCTGCGCGAGGCGCTGGAGACGACGGTGGCCGCCCGGCAGGCCGCGCTGCGCCGTCTCGCCGCTGACCTGGACACGGTCGGCGAGGAGCTGGCCGCCACGATCGGCCCGCCGGCCGCCGAGGACGAGGTGGACCGGAGCACGGTCCGCCAGCTGGCCGACTCCCTCGCGGCGTCGGCGGGGGTGCCTGCGGTGGCCGACGCGACGGCTCAGGCGTACCGGCAGCGGGCCACCGCGGCCACCGGCTGGCCGCTGGTCCGCGGGCTGAGCCGGCTGCGGCCGGACCCGCTGCGCCGGCTGCACCTGGGCGAGAAACCCGCCACCGACCCGGTCTCCACCGACATCGTGCCGCGCACCTCTGTCCCGGCCGCCGGCGCCGCGCAACGGTCCGCGGTCGGCATCTCGGTCCGCGCGGTCGCCAGCCGGGCTGCCGCGCCGCTGCCCGAGGTCTGGGCGCCGGCGCTGACCACCGCGGCCCGGTCCCGGGCCGACGATCTGCCCGACGCGCTGGACCGGGCGGTCGCCACCACCGATCTCGGCGTGACCAAGGCCCCGGTCTGGTGGCGGGTGATCGGCGCGCTGCAGTGGGTGCTGCTGGCGACCGCGGTGGCCGGCCTCGGCTGGCTGATCGCCGGGTACGCGGTCCGCGCCCTCGGCCTGCCAGAGTTCGACAACCCGATGGTGGGCGCGGTCCCGCTGCCGACGTTGTTGCTGCTCGGCGGCCTGCTCGCCGGGTTGTTCCTGTGGCTGCTGCTGAAGCCCCTGATCGCGGCCGGGGCCCGCCGCGCCCGGCGCCGCGCCGAGCAGCGACTGCGGTCCGCGGTCACCGACGTGGCCCGGGGGCACGTGGTGGCGCCGGTCCGCGAGGTGCTGAACGCCTACGCCCAGGCGAGAGAAGCGCTCGGCGTGGTGCGTTCGGAGTAG
- the dnaK gene encoding molecular chaperone DnaK, which translates to MARAVGIDLGTTNSCVSVLEGGEPTVIANAEGSRTTPSIVAFARNGEVLVGEVAKRQAVTNPDRTIRSVKREVGTNWSIDIDGKKYTPQEISARVLMKLKRDSEAYLGETITDAVITVPAYFNDAQRQATKEAGEIAGLNVLRIVNEPTAAALAYGLDKGSKEQTVLVFDLGGGTFDVSLLELGDGVIEVKSTSGDNHLGGDDWDQRIIDHLVKTFRGEHGIDLSQDKMALQRLREAAEKAKIELSAATTTSINLPYITAGANGPLHLDTSLSRAEFQRMTQDLLDRCKGPFESAIKDADVKLSDIDHVILVGGSTRMPAVTELVQSLIGREPNKGVNPDEVVAVGAALQAGVLKGEVKDVLLLDVTPLSLGIETKGGIMHKLVERNTTIPAHRSEVYTTADDNQPSVLIQVYQGEREMAAYNKKLGTFELSGIAPAPRGVPQIEVSFDIDANGIVHVSAKDLGTGKEQKMTITGGSALPKEDIERMMRDAQDHADDDKKRREDAEARNLAEQLQWQTEKFLAESGDKLPEENKSKISEALGELRGALGGTDIEKIKSAHERLSQVSQEAGSLLYSQGEAPQAGPEAGGAPGGATGAGPSAGGNDDVVDAEIVEDDKK; encoded by the coding sequence ATGGCACGTGCGGTCGGCATCGACCTCGGCACCACGAACTCCTGCGTCAGCGTTCTGGAAGGAGGCGAGCCCACCGTCATCGCCAACGCGGAGGGCTCCCGGACGACTCCGTCGATCGTCGCCTTCGCCCGCAACGGCGAGGTGCTCGTCGGCGAGGTCGCCAAGCGTCAGGCGGTGACGAACCCCGACCGGACCATCCGCTCGGTCAAGCGTGAGGTCGGCACGAACTGGTCGATCGACATCGACGGTAAGAAGTACACCCCGCAGGAGATCTCCGCGCGGGTTCTGATGAAGCTGAAGCGCGACTCCGAGGCGTACCTGGGCGAGACGATCACGGACGCCGTGATCACCGTCCCGGCGTACTTCAACGACGCCCAGCGTCAGGCCACCAAGGAGGCCGGTGAGATCGCCGGTCTGAACGTGCTGCGGATCGTGAACGAGCCGACCGCGGCCGCTCTCGCCTACGGCCTGGACAAGGGCTCCAAGGAGCAGACGGTTCTGGTCTTCGACCTCGGCGGCGGCACCTTCGACGTCTCGCTGCTCGAGCTCGGCGACGGCGTCATCGAGGTCAAGTCCACCTCGGGTGACAATCACCTCGGTGGCGACGACTGGGACCAGCGGATCATCGACCACCTGGTCAAGACCTTCCGCGGCGAGCACGGCATCGACCTCTCCCAGGACAAGATGGCCCTGCAGCGTCTGCGTGAGGCCGCGGAGAAGGCGAAGATCGAGCTCTCCGCCGCGACCACCACCAGCATTAACCTGCCCTACATCACGGCCGGCGCGAACGGCCCGCTGCACCTCGACACCTCGCTGAGCCGGGCCGAGTTCCAGCGCATGACGCAGGACCTGCTCGACCGCTGCAAGGGCCCGTTCGAGTCCGCGATCAAGGACGCCGACGTCAAGCTCTCCGACATCGACCACGTGATCCTGGTCGGCGGCTCGACGCGTATGCCGGCGGTCACCGAGCTGGTGCAGAGCCTGATCGGCCGCGAGCCGAACAAGGGCGTCAACCCCGACGAGGTCGTCGCGGTCGGCGCGGCCCTGCAGGCCGGTGTGCTCAAGGGCGAGGTCAAGGACGTCCTGCTGCTCGATGTCACCCCGCTCTCGCTGGGCATCGAGACCAAGGGCGGCATCATGCACAAGCTGGTCGAGCGCAACACCACCATCCCGGCGCACCGCTCCGAGGTCTACACCACGGCTGACGACAACCAGCCCTCGGTGCTGATCCAGGTCTACCAGGGCGAGCGCGAGATGGCGGCGTACAACAAGAAGCTCGGCACCTTCGAGCTCAGCGGCATCGCGCCGGCCCCGCGCGGCGTCCCGCAGATCGAGGTCTCCTTCGACATCGACGCGAACGGCATCGTGCACGTGTCCGCCAAGGACCTGGGCACGGGCAAGGAGCAGAAGATGACGATCACCGGCGGCTCCGCGCTGCCGAAGGAAGACATCGAGCGCATGATGCGCGACGCTCAGGACCACGCGGACGACGACAAGAAGCGCCGCGAGGACGCCGAGGCCCGCAACCTGGCCGAGCAGCTGCAGTGGCAGACCGAGAAGTTCCTGGCGGAGAGCGGCGACAAGCTCCCCGAGGAGAACAAGAGCAAGATCAGCGAGGCTCTCGGCGAGCTGCGCGGCGCCCTCGGCGGCACCGACATCGAGAAGATCAAGTCGGCGCACGAGCGGCTCTCGCAGGTCTCCCAGGAGGCCGGCTCGCTGCTCTACTCGCAGGGTGAGGCCCCGCAGGCCGGTCCGGAGGCCGGTGGCGCCCCGGGTGGCGCGACCGGTGCGGGCCCGTCGGCCGGCGGCAACGACGACGTCGTGGACGCCGAGATCGTGGAGGACGACAAGAAGTGA